A genomic region of Candidatus Limnocylindrales bacterium contains the following coding sequences:
- a CDS encoding YbaK/EbsC family protein, whose protein sequence is MDYRLFVRLLHMTMSQSVERVKAYFKDRGIPIEVVEFKEETRTAQMAADAIGTEVKNIVKSLIFEADGQPILVLCSGDKKVDTAKLARLQGVKKINKADADFVLEKTGFVIGGVPPVAHKEKLTVYIDQNLMSCDRLYAAAGTPRTLFAIDPQLLRQVTGGLVCNVTV, encoded by the coding sequence GTGGATTACCGCTTATTTGTACGGCTACTTCACATGACCATGTCCCAGTCAGTAGAGCGTGTCAAAGCCTATTTTAAGGATCGTGGAATTCCAATAGAAGTTGTTGAATTTAAGGAAGAAACACGTACGGCTCAAATGGCAGCCGATGCCATTGGTACTGAGGTTAAAAATATTGTAAAGTCCCTCATCTTTGAAGCCGATGGACAACCCATCCTGGTCCTCTGTTCCGGAGATAAGAAGGTAGATACTGCCAAACTAGCCCGTTTGCAAGGAGTAAAGAAAATCAATAAGGCCGATGCCGATTTTGTTTTGGAAAAAACCGGGTTCGTAATCGGAGGTGTTCCCCCGGTAGCCCATAAAGAAAAATTAACGGTTTACATAGACCAGAATTTGATGTCCTGTGATCGTCTCTATGCAGCCGCTGGAACTCCCAGGACCCTCTTTGCCATAGATCCTCAGTTACTCCGGCAGGTAACCGGAGGTCTTGTCTGCAATGTGACCGTTTAG
- a CDS encoding SUMF1/EgtB/PvdO family nonheme iron enzyme, translated as MPCKSKKICFPSTFLVLFTIFFSLSRLPDNSAQEEILFSDDFEKGNAAEWQIISGTWEVKDGRFHQTSTEGNWLDAIVGKESWLDYQFEAKGRALKKGNIGIIFRCNADRSKFYYFGFAGAGKQLAIIRYENGDWTRQVEVSQEIEVNRDYLFKVILTGNQVRAFLDGEEIFNYFDINYRAGKVGLHTRAIPASFDEVKVFRISTSLIQSGMDAYEVTNAEFKRFIEAGGYENPDYWSPIGWRSIQENPRKYPALWEQGDYNRPEDPVVGVTWYESEAYCQWAGKRLPTDKEWFSACEQGEIQKSRNIWEWTATRELGMGILRGFDDQAPQRADSHFTLQCGARTYGIASDASWGFRCIRK; from the coding sequence ATGCCTTGTAAATCCAAAAAAATTTGTTTCCCGTCGACCTTCTTAGTTCTCTTCACCATTTTTTTTAGCCTCTCCAGGTTGCCGGATAATTCTGCTCAAGAAGAAATACTTTTCAGTGATGATTTCGAGAAAGGAAATGCAGCCGAATGGCAAATCATTAGTGGAACCTGGGAAGTTAAAGACGGTCGTTTTCATCAGACTTCCACCGAAGGAAACTGGCTGGATGCCATTGTAGGAAAGGAGAGTTGGCTAGATTATCAGTTCGAAGCCAAAGGACGGGCTTTAAAAAAAGGAAATATCGGTATTATTTTTCGGTGTAATGCTGACCGGAGCAAGTTTTATTATTTTGGCTTTGCCGGTGCCGGAAAACAGTTGGCCATTATCCGGTATGAAAACGGAGACTGGACCCGACAGGTGGAGGTCAGCCAGGAGATAGAGGTAAACCGAGACTACCTGTTTAAAGTGATCCTTACAGGAAATCAGGTGAGGGCCTTTCTCGATGGGGAAGAGATTTTTAATTATTTTGATATAAATTACCGGGCCGGGAAGGTAGGCCTCCACACCCGGGCCATTCCGGCGTCCTTCGATGAGGTTAAAGTCTTCAGGATTTCTACCTCCCTTATTCAATCAGGTATGGATGCCTACGAAGTAACCAATGCGGAATTTAAAAGATTTATAGAAGCCGGCGGTTATGAAAATCCAGATTACTGGTCTCCGATAGGCTGGAGGAGTATTCAAGAAAATCCCAGAAAATATCCGGCCCTTTGGGAACAGGGTGATTATAACCGACCGGAGGATCCTGTGGTCGGAGTAACCTGGTATGAAAGTGAGGCCTATTGCCAATGGGCGGGTAAGCGCCTGCCTACCGACAAGGAATGGTTTTCTGCCTGCGAACAGGGAGAGATTCAGAAAAGTAGGAATATCTGGGAATGGACCGCCACCCGGGAACTGGGTATGGGAATTCTTCGAGGCTTTGACGACCAGGCCCCACAACGGGCAGATTCCCACTTTACTTTACAGTGTGGAGCCAGAACCTACGGGATCGCTTCAGATGCCTCCTGGGGATTCCGATGTATCCGTAAATAG
- a CDS encoding lmo0937 family membrane protein, whose protein sequence is MLWTIALILLIFWILGLVFKVAGAFVHILLLLAIIVGLIQLFTGSRGPV, encoded by the coding sequence ATGCTTTGGACGATTGCCCTTATATTGCTTATTTTTTGGATACTGGGATTGGTTTTTAAGGTAGCCGGCGCTTTTGTTCATATTCTGCTTTTGTTGGCGATTATCGTTGGACTTATCCAACTTTTTACGGGAAGCCGGGGACCTGTCTGA